DNA sequence from the Terriglobia bacterium genome:
CACGGAGATCAACATACGCCTTTCCCGCCTTAGCATTCCAATGCTCCTGGCTTTTCGGGATGAGATGGACTGGCCGGTGGATTTGCATCAGGACGGATATCTCTTCCTGCTGTCCCGGCCTGACGAAGTGGTGACGTTCCGGGAAAATGTGGCTCTCCAGAATCGCCTCGGAGTATCGTCGGAATTTCTCGAACCTGCAGATGTTGCCCGGCTCGCGCCGCATGTGTCCCTGGACGGCGTGCTCGGTGGGACTTATTGCGCCCTGGACGGCATAGGAGATCCCAACGGCATGACTCAAGGTTACGCGGCCGCAGCGCGCCGCCAGGGTGCGAAGATCCATACCGGCGTTTCCGCCACCGGAGTTCGGTGCGCCGGTGGAAGAATAGAAGGAGTGGAAACCAGTCAAGGATACCTTCCCTGCAGAATCCTGGTAGACGCCGCCGGCCCGCACGCGCGTGAAGTCGCTGCCTGGGCAGGAATTGACCTCCCGGTGTTCCCCGAGCGCCGCCACGTGTACACCACGTTTCCGTTCGAGCAGGCGCCGCACGACTACCGCATGGTAATTGATTTCACTACGACCTTTTATTTTCACCGGGAGAGCGGCGGCGTGCTCATGGGAATGGGAAACCCAGACGAGCTTTCGTCTTTCAACCTGAATGTCGACCCGGATTTTTTGGAAAAAGTGCTGGTGATCGGGCTGAAGCGCTATCCCGCTCTGGCCGATGCGGCCATCCATCGGGCCTGGGCCGGCTTATACGAGATGAGCCCCGACGCTCACCCCATCCTCGGCAAGGTGCAGGAGGTCGAAGGATTCTACCTCGCGAACGGATTCAGCGGCCACGGCTTCCAGCACGCCCCGGCAGTCGGAAAGCTGCTGGCTGAGGAGATTGTGTCGGGAAACGCCCGCTCGCTCGATATCGCACCCCTCCGGCTCGACCGCTTCCGTGCCAAGACATCCATCCGAGAAATCAACGTCGTCTGACTCAGTTACTTTGCACGGCTTGCGGCTGAGGCGAGGCGCCAGAAGCGGGCGCGTTCACGCCACCGGATGGTGACGATGTCGTCGAGAATCGTGTAAAGGACGGGGATCGCCAGCAGTGTAAGCAGGAAGCAGAGCGACTGGCCCCCAATGATCACGACCGCGATCGCCGACCGGGTCGCGGAACCCGGGCCCGTGCCGAATGCGGTCGGAATCATCCCCGCCACGATCGACAGCGTGGTCATGAGAATCGGGCGGAACCGGGCGCGGTTGGCCTCGATCATCGCCCGATGGCGCTCGTAGCCTTGCTCGCGGCGCAGCCGGTTGACGAAGTCGATCTGGAGAATCGAGTTCTTCTTGACGACTCCGAACAGAAGCAGCAGGCCCAGGGCGCTCCACATGTGCAGGGTCTTGCCCGTGGCAAAGAGCGATACGAGCGCAAACGGCACGGCCAGGGGCAGTGAAGCCAGAATGGTAATCGGATGAATGAAGCTCTCGAATTGAGCCGCAAGCACAATGTACATGAAAATAAATGACAGGACGAAAGCAATCAGGAAATTCATGACCATCTCGACCATCACCTTGCCCTGCCCGGTGAAGTAGTAATCATAACCGACCGGCAGCCCGGCGCCGGTGATGATGGCCTGCACGTCGTTCATCGCCTGCCCCAGCGATTTGGCCGGCAGCAGATTGGCCGACAGCGTGATCTGATGCTGCCGGTTGTAGCGATCGATCTGCGCCGGCCCCGTGCCGCGCTCGATGAGAGCCACGTTGTCGAGCCTGACCAGGCGGCCCTGGGATGACGGCACCATCAGCCCGGCGATGACCCCGGCGCTGCCGCGCTGATCGGGACGGACCCGGAGTCGCACCTCGTAGAGTTCGTCACCTTCCTTGTACTTGGTGATGTCCTCCTCCCCGGAAACCATGGTTCGCAGTGCGCGCGCAATATCGTTGACAGACACTCCCAGATCGGAAGCCTTGTCACGCAGAATGTTGACCTGCACCTCGGGATTGCCGACATTGACGGAGCTGTCGACATCCACAAGGCCGGAAACCTCCTTCATCTTCTCCGTGAACAGGTTCGACAGGCGCGCCAGTTCCTTCAGGTCCGGGCCGCGCACGATCACGTTTACGGGGGTGGCGCGGCCACCGATCGAACTCACGTTTTGGACCGCAACACGCACACCGGGAAAATCCTGCAGCGCCGCGCGGGCCTGTTTCATTACGTCAAACTGGCTGATCTCGCGGCTCTGGAGCGGCGACATGCGGACATAAATGGAGCCGTCACGGACCTCTCCAGTACCCTGCGAATTGATGGTGGTCAGAAGGTGCCGGACCTCGGGGAGTTTCCTGATGCGTTCTTCCATCTGCTGCAGGATCGTGTCGGTGCCGCTCAGCGATGTCCCTTCCGGCGTCTTGATCACCACTTCGAACTCGTCCTGGTCGTCCGCGGGAAAGAAATCCATGCCGATGCGCGCCCCCAGGGGGAAGATCGACAGGAAGGTCAGCGTGCAGATCAAAACCATGGTCTTCCGATGCGCCAGGCTCCATTCAAGCGTACGGAGGTACTTGTTCTCGAGCCAGCGATAGAATCCCCTCTCCTTGGATCCGTGATGTGACGCCTTGGCATTATCCTCGCGCATCCGGACAAAGCGGGATGACAGCATGGGCGTCAGCGTGAAGCTGACGAGCAGCGAGACCATGATCGCGACGGCCGCAGTCACTCCGAAGCTCTGCAGGAAGCGCCCGGGAATGCCCCCCAGAAACACCACAGGGGCAAAAATCACGACCAGCGAGAGAGTGGCGGCCATCACCGCCAGCCCGATTTCCCTGGTCGCAGCCACGGCGGCGTCGAACGGTTTGAAGTGCTTCTCTTCGATATAGCGAAATATGTTTTCCAGCACGACAATCGCATCATCGATCACAATACCGACCGATACGGTCAGCCCCAGAAGCGTGAGGCTGTTCAGGGTGTAACCCAGCGCCCGCATGATGGTGAATGTGGAAATGATGGAGGTCGGTATGGCAACGGCGGCGATCAGCGTGGAGCGCCAGTTGCGCATGAAGAAAAAAACGACGATGCTGGCGAACAATCCACCGAGGGCCAGGTGCTCGTAAATGGCGTTGACGGAGCCCTCGATGAACGTCGACTGGTCCCGGATCACGCTGACGTTGAGGTCGGGTGGCAGAGTCCTGCTGATCTCCGCCAGCTTGGCTTTGACCGTATCGATGATTTTTATGGTATTCGTGCCGGATTGCTTGCGCACCAACAGGGTGACGGCGGGATTGCCATCGAGCCGCGCCAGGTCGCGCGGTTCCTCGAAACCGTCGGTCACAGTGGCGAAATCGCGGATGCGAACCGGGACGCCGTCACTGGTGCTGACGATCAACTCCCGGAACTGGTCCGGCGAAGAGATGCGTCCCAGGGTACGCAGCATCAGCTCACGCCGGCCCTGGTCGAGGCGTCCGCTGGGAATCTCCACGTTCTGGCGCTGCAGCGCCTGCGAAACCTGGCTGATGCTCAAGCCGAGCGAACTCAGTTTTTCCGCGTCGATCTCAACCTGGATCGCGCGCTTGCGCCCGCCGATCAGCAACACCTGGCCTATGCCGCTCACACCTTCGAGCCGCTGCTTGATCTGCTTGTCGGCGATCTCGGTGATCTCGCGCAGGCTGCGATCCCCCGAGACGCTGATCGACATGATCGGTGAAGCATCCGGATCGACTTTCTCGATAACCGGCGGGTCGATTCCCGAGGGGAGCCGGCGCAGGATCACCGCGACTTTATCACGCACATCCTGGGCCGCCTGCTCGGTGTCGCGCTCGAGCACAAAGGTCACGATGACGCGCGAGACTCCTTCCACCGTGCTGGCGCGCAGCTCGTCGATCCCCTGGATCGTGTTGACCGCCTCTTCGATCGGCTTGGTGACCTCAGTCTCCATCTCCTCGGCGCTGGCGCCTGGAAGGACGGTGGTGATCGTGACGATGGGCAGATCGACCTTGGGGTATTGGTCGATGCCCAGCTCGCGAAACGAAGCCACCCCCAGCACCACCAGAGCCATGATCAGCATGGTGGCGAAGACCGGACGACGAACGCACAGCGCAGCCAGCCCCATCTAGCTCTCCTTCTTGATTTCAACGCGGCTGCCCTGGTGGATCCTGGTCAGCTCCGTGGCCGCGATCCAGGCGCCGGGCGTCACCCCTTCCGTGATTTCAATGACGTCTCCAAAACGGTCGCCGAGCTTCACAACCTTTTCGCGGATCTGACCATTCTCGATCTCGTAGACCTTCTGCACTCCATAATAGGAAATCACGGCACCCGCAGGCACGCGCAGGACCAGGTCGGCCTTGGAGGTGATCAGGACGGCGCGGGCGAACAGGCCGGGGCGGAGCCGCTCCCTGGAGTTCTCGACCTCCGCTTCGATCGAAAATGTGCGGCTCTGTGGATCGACCGTGCGCGCCACACGGACGACTCTGCCCTGGAATTCTTCATGGTAAGCCTCCACGGCGAGATCGACCCGGGCGCCGACGGCGACATAAGGGAACCAATGCTCCGGAATGCCCGCACGCAGCTTGAGAGGATTTATTGAGGTGATCGACATGATGGCGCCTTGCTCTTTTACATACTGTCCGATTTCCACCATGCGCGCGCGCACGGTGCCGTCGAAGGGGGCGCGGACGACGGTGTCGGTGACCTTCTTGCGTGCGAGCGCAAGCTGGGCGCGCAGGTTTTCCACCTGGGCCACGAGATTGCGCACCCCTTCGAGAGCAGAAGTGTAATTGGCTTCCGCCGCCTGGTAGCGTGCTTCCGCCGAGTCGTACACCTGTCTGGCAACCACGTTTTTGGCAAGCAGAGATTGGGCGCGCTCAAAGTTCGTCCTGGCGTCGGACAGGTCTGCCGCGGCCTTGCGCACAACCGAAGTCTGCTCAGGAGCCGGCATCGGGTCGTTTTCCTTGGATAAGCCCAAGGACGCCAGCGCCTGCTGAAGAGCTGCCCGCTGCCTGTCCACGGCCAGGGTGAGTTCCCGGGAGTCGATCTCCACGAGCGCCTGCCCCTGCGTCACGTGGTCGCCCAGGTCGGCGCGCACCGCCAACACGCGTCCCGACACCTCACTTGACACCGTCACTTCGTGTTCCCCCTCCAGGGTGCCGACGAGTTCCACCGTGCGCTGGACCTTTTCCGGCTGGACCTGAATCGCCTGCACCACGACTGGAGTCCCAGGGTCCGCTGTCACCGTGGGACCTGGGCGAGAGCAGCCTGATGCCGACAAAAGCACCAAGAACGCCGCGGCGAAGGCCGCCGGCACGACACTGTTGTGTTTCATACTCATCCGATCAGGAAAATTTTCAGATCCGAAAGGCGCCCAGACACAAATACTCCACAGTGATGCGGGTACCGGTCCCTCGGAGTCCTTGAATATGGCGGTTTAGAATCCTGTCCTGGGGCCCTCAGGCAGAAATGCGTGGGCTGTCCCCGGCGATGTCTGCCTGTCGCTGCCCCCCGCAAGTTCCGGCTCTGCCCTGTCGAGGTGAACGTGGCGGCGCGAGTGTTTCTTCACGAACTTCCGGATCGACTCCATAAATGTGTAAAGGACGGAAGTAATATACAGGGTCGCGAGCCGAGAAAACAACAGTCAAGGGGAACAGTGGCCAATGGCACAAGGTAAAGAGCTGGGTCGTGTCCCAATCCGTCGCTCAGCGCACCGGGGAAATCGCCATTCGGATGGCACTTGGAGCACTGACGAGGGACATCATATTCCTTGCTCCATCAGAGGTTGCAGATGGCGCCGGCGGCCTCGTTCTCGACAAACCTCGCGATCGCCGGCATGACATCGTCATGACTTTCAGCTGTGGTTCGCGTCGATCGCATCCCGGTTTGTCGGCAGCTCTAGCGGGCTTTTTCGGGCAACGTGGGTCTGCTGCCGTCTCCGACAAGTTCCGGCTCTGCCATGTCGAAGCGGACGCGGCGGCGCGAGTGTTTCCTCACGAACTCCTGGAACGACTCCATATATGTGTACACGACGGGGGTAATGTACAGGGTCACGAGCTGAGAAAACAGCAGGCCTCCGCAAACCGCCAGGCCCAGCGGGCGGCGCGTCTCGGCGCCGGCGCCGAAGCCGAGGGCGATCGGCAGGCTGCCCATCAGGGCCGCCATGGTCGTCATCATGATGGGCCGGAACCGGATCACGCAGCCTTGAAAGATGGCGTCCGCCGGGCTCTTTCCCCCTTTCCGCTGCGCTTCCAGGGCGAAATCGATCATCATGATGGCGTTCTTTTTCACAATTCCGATCAGCAGAATCACCC
Encoded proteins:
- a CDS encoding FAD-binding oxidoreductase, which gives rise to MYFNDSRYADVVVIGGGIVGASIAYHLGGMGAGRIVLLERETLLGTGSTGRCAGGFRHQFSTEINIRLSRLSIPMLLAFRDEMDWPVDLHQDGYLFLLSRPDEVVTFRENVALQNRLGVSSEFLEPADVARLAPHVSLDGVLGGTYCALDGIGDPNGMTQGYAAAARRQGAKIHTGVSATGVRCAGGRIEGVETSQGYLPCRILVDAAGPHAREVAAWAGIDLPVFPERRHVYTTFPFEQAPHDYRMVIDFTTTFYFHRESGGVLMGMGNPDELSSFNLNVDPDFLEKVLVIGLKRYPALADAAIHRAWAGLYEMSPDAHPILGKVQEVEGFYLANGFSGHGFQHAPAVGKLLAEEIVSGNARSLDIAPLRLDRFRAKTSIREINVV
- a CDS encoding efflux RND transporter permease subunit: MGLAALCVRRPVFATMLIMALVVLGVASFRELGIDQYPKVDLPIVTITTVLPGASAEEMETEVTKPIEEAVNTIQGIDELRASTVEGVSRVIVTFVLERDTEQAAQDVRDKVAVILRRLPSGIDPPVIEKVDPDASPIMSISVSGDRSLREITEIADKQIKQRLEGVSGIGQVLLIGGRKRAIQVEIDAEKLSSLGLSISQVSQALQRQNVEIPSGRLDQGRRELMLRTLGRISSPDQFRELIVSTSDGVPVRIRDFATVTDGFEEPRDLARLDGNPAVTLLVRKQSGTNTIKIIDTVKAKLAEISRTLPPDLNVSVIRDQSTFIEGSVNAIYEHLALGGLFASIVVFFFMRNWRSTLIAAVAIPTSIISTFTIMRALGYTLNSLTLLGLTVSVGIVIDDAIVVLENIFRYIEEKHFKPFDAAVAATREIGLAVMAATLSLVVIFAPVVFLGGIPGRFLQSFGVTAAVAIMVSLLVSFTLTPMLSSRFVRMREDNAKASHHGSKERGFYRWLENKYLRTLEWSLAHRKTMVLICTLTFLSIFPLGARIGMDFFPADDQDEFEVVIKTPEGTSLSGTDTILQQMEERIRKLPEVRHLLTTINSQGTGEVRDGSIYVRMSPLQSREISQFDVMKQARAALQDFPGVRVAVQNVSSIGGRATPVNVIVRGPDLKELARLSNLFTEKMKEVSGLVDVDSSVNVGNPEVQVNILRDKASDLGVSVNDIARALRTMVSGEEDITKYKEGDELYEVRLRVRPDQRGSAGVIAGLMVPSSQGRLVRLDNVALIERGTGPAQIDRYNRQHQITLSANLLPAKSLGQAMNDVQAIITGAGLPVGYDYYFTGQGKVMVEMVMNFLIAFVLSFIFMYIVLAAQFESFIHPITILASLPLAVPFALVSLFATGKTLHMWSALGLLLLFGVVKKNSILQIDFVNRLRREQGYERHRAMIEANRARFRPILMTTLSIVAGMIPTAFGTGPGSATRSAIAVVIIGGQSLCFLLTLLAIPVLYTILDDIVTIRWRERARFWRLASAASRAK
- a CDS encoding efflux RND transporter periplasmic adaptor subunit, encoding MKHNSVVPAAFAAAFLVLLSASGCSRPGPTVTADPGTPVVVQAIQVQPEKVQRTVELVGTLEGEHEVTVSSEVSGRVLAVRADLGDHVTQGQALVEIDSRELTLAVDRQRAALQQALASLGLSKENDPMPAPEQTSVVRKAAADLSDARTNFERAQSLLAKNVVARQVYDSAEARYQAAEANYTSALEGVRNLVAQVENLRAQLALARKKVTDTVVRAPFDGTVRARMVEIGQYVKEQGAIMSITSINPLKLRAGIPEHWFPYVAVGARVDLAVEAYHEEFQGRVVRVARTVDPQSRTFSIEAEVENSRERLRPGLFARAVLITSKADLVLRVPAGAVISYYGVQKVYEIENGQIREKVVKLGDRFGDVIEITEGVTPGAWIAATELTRIHQGSRVEIKKES